A genomic region of Trifolium pratense cultivar HEN17-A07 linkage group LG3, ARS_RC_1.1, whole genome shotgun sequence contains the following coding sequences:
- the LOC123916880 gene encoding eugenol synthase 1-like: MEANKNRILVFGGTGYIGKYMVKASISLGYPTFVYTRPINSETPISKIQLCKEFNSIGVTLVEGELEHDKIVAVIKQVDIVICTFAYPQVMEQLKIIDAIKVAGNIKRFLPSDFGVEEDRVKPLPPFQAFLDKKRKIRREIETSGIPYTFVSANCFGAYFVNFLLHPYDDNKKDITVYDNGETKAILNYEEDIAMYTIKVANDPRAHNRIVVYRPSKNIVTQNELISLWERKNGQKFNKVFVPEEDIINLSQILPPPQNIPVSIVHSVFVKGDLVNFEIGEDDLEASQLYPDYNYTSIDQLLDKFIVDPPPPASAAFE; this comes from the exons ATGGAGGCTAATAAGAATAGGATTCTTGTATTTGGTGGAACAGGTTACATAGGAAAGTATATGGTGAAAGCAAGCATTTCTTTAGGTTATCCAACTTTTGTGTACACTCGACCTATTAATTCAGAAACTCCTATCTCCAAGATACAACTTTGCAAGGAATTCAATTCCATTGGAGTAACACTTGTGGAG GGAGAACTTGAGCATGATAAGATTGTGGCAGTTATTAAACAAGTAGACATTGTAATATGTACTTTTGCATATCCTCAAGTGATGGAGCAACTCAAAATTATTGATGCTATCAAAGTTGCTGGAAATATCAAG AGATTTCTTCCATCAGATTTTGGTGTAGAAGAAGACAGAGTAAAACCTCTTCCTCCATTTCAAGCTTTCcttgataaaaaaagaaaaattagaagAGAAATTGAAACATCTGGAATCCCTTATACTTTTGTCTCTGCAAATTGTTTTGGTGCATACTTTGTGAATTTCTTGCTTCATCCTTATGATGATAACAAGAAGGATATTACAGTCTATGACAATGGTGAAACCAAAGCTATACTAAATTATGAAGAAGACATTGCTATGTACACTATTAAAGTGGCAAATGATCCGAGAGCACACAATCGAATTGTTGTTTATCGACCTTCAAAGAATATCGTAACACAAAATGAGTTGATATCGCTATGGGAGCGCAAAAATGGTCAGAAATTTAACAAAGTTTTTGTTCCGGAGGAAGATATTATCAACCTATCACAAA TATTACCCCCTCCACAAAACATACCAGTTTCCATTGTTCatagtgtgtttgttaaagggGACCTTGTGAACTTTGAGATAGGGGAAGATGACCTTGAAGCTTCACAACTATATCCTGATTATAACTACACATCAATTGATCAACTTCttgataaatttattgttgatcCTCCACCTCCTGCATCTGCTGCTTTTGAATGA
- the LOC123919016 gene encoding 8-amino-7-oxononanoate synthase, protein MPRQVVTTTSNPPPPPKKKLKPKTQNQPNQNLLPLLFFVSTNYLFLLLNTTMEASLPSAWWNKWVEEALTILDSLKVLRSLRPICLRNQRLSSLQLQLRVDDDAFEVFDEMQQWDRSSIQVEICETTFRKWMHDTPSSGEEIVHGAVSGDDEPGVCHEQFRKLILFSGNDYLGLSSHPTIGNAAAKAAQEHGMGPRGSALICGYTNYHRQLESSLADLKKKEDCLLCPTGFAANMALMTAIGSIGSLLAGNSIPSDDEKIAIFSDALNHASIIDGIRLAERQKGVKVYIYRHCDMSHLNTLLSHCSMKRKIVVTDSLFSMDGDFAPMVELAELRKKHGFLLVIDDAHGTFVCGKNGGGVAEEFNCEKDVDICIGTLSKAAGCHGGFIACSKSWKLLIQSRGRSFIFSTSTPVPVAAAAHASVRVAKHETWRRKAIWNRVKDFQLLTGIPVTSHIISLIVGSEDKALQASRHLLQAGFHVTAIRPPTVPPNSCRLRVALSAVHTREDLENLAAALSNCINFQDTRIYGCNGYARL, encoded by the exons ATGCCACGTCAGGTTGTGACAACTACCTcaaaccccccccccccccccaaaaaaaaactaaaacccaAAACCCAAAACCAACCAAACCAAAACcttcttcctcttctcttcTTTGTGTCAACCaattatctttttcttcttctcaacaCAACAATGGAAGCTTCACTTCCAAGTGCATGGTGGAACAAATGGGTCGAAGAGGCACTAACAATTCTCGACTCTCTTAAAGTGCTTCGATCTCTTAGACCCATTTGTCTCCGCAACCAGAGATTGTCATCTTTGCAACTCCAACTTCGGGTAGATGATGATGCGTTTgaggtgtttgatgaaatgcagCAATGGGATCGTTCCTCTATTCAAGTTGAAATTTGTGAAACCACTTTTAGGAAATGGATGCATGACACCCCGAGTTCTG GTGAAGAGATTGTTCATGGTGCAGTTTCTGGTGATGATGAACCAGGGGTATGTCATGAGCAGTTTAGAAAGTTAATATTATTTTCTGGAAATGATTATTTAGGCCTGAGTTCCCATCCGACTATTGGAAATGCTGCTGCAAAG GCAGCTCAAGAACATGGGATGGGACCAAGGGGCTCTGCTCTTATTTGTGGATATACCAATTATCATAGGCAGCTAGAGTCGAGCTTGGCagatttgaaaaagaaagag GATTGCCTTCTTTGTCCTACAGGATTTGCTGCCAATATGGCCTTGATGACAGCAATAGGAAGTATCGGTTCTCTCTTAGCTGGGAATAGCataccttcagatgatgaaaagATTGCCATCTTTTCTGATGCATTAAACCATGCGTCAATAATTGACGGTATTCGTCTTGCTGAGCGGCAAAAAGGTGTAAAAGTGTACATATATAGACACTGTGACATGTCCCACCTCAATACACTCTT ATCTCATTGCAGTATGAAGAGGAAAATTGTGGTGACAGACAG CTTGTTTAGCATGGATGGGGACTTTGCACCAATGGTTGAGCTTGCAGAACTCCGCAAGAAGCATGGCTTTTTGTTAGTCATCGATGAT GCTCATGGGACATTTGTTTGTGGCAAAAATGGTGGCGGCGTCGCTGAGGAGTTCAACTGTGAGAAGGATGTGGATATATGCATTGGTACATTAAGTAAAGCTGCTGGCTGCCATGGAGGATTTATAGCATGCAG CAAATCTTGGAAGTTATTAATACAGTCAAGAGGTCgttcatttatattttcaacttCTACGCCGGTTCCAGTTGCTGCTGCTGCTCATG CTTCTGTTAGAGTGGCAAAACATGAGACATGGCGTAGAAAAGCAATTTGGAACCGGGTGAAAGACTTTCAGTTACTTACAGGAATCCCTGTTACAAGTCACATTATATCCCTAATAGTTGGCAGTGAAGACAAAGCACTGCAAGCAAGCCG GCATTTATTACAAGCTGGCTTTCATGTCACTGCAATAAGACCACCAACTGTGCCTCCTAACTCATGCAG GCTACGAGTGGCCCTCAGTGCAGTCCATACAAGGGAAGATTTGGAAAACTTAGCAGCTGCACTCTCCAATTGCATCAATTTCCAAGATACCCGCATTTATGGCTGCAATGGTTATGCAAGACTATAG
- the LOC123915415 gene encoding uncharacterized protein LOC123915415 yields the protein MGLGKLFAHLLVLRSSGFSGKVLARFVSSFYCVFITLIFLHVRPVFAEEFMSDLFVHTSDNRVVLLPPMNGCGNDESLPSGDSRLFYFDESLRNKLCEGNAALSYAELQQTRQNYTVAKEIYQHVLEGASELEKSGNVYLGGGNLNMEGLMMQAMCGLGQLGSHLSNFRKAEEHLTKALAKAELIYGETHPKVGVILTGMALMYRRKAIEEKSSSLVVQEGLYNKVAKILKFPAAESEGTDAAAPSVKRNDIVALASGGLAEVLNVQENRRSEGEKMKKLSESLWKNSRMSLDDFLGNTEANISPVVDARISRLL from the exons ATGGGTTTGGGTAAGCTTTTCGCCCACTTGCTTGTTTTACGTTCGTCTGGATTCAGCGGAAAG GTTCTTGCCAGATTTGTTTCATCG TTTTATTGTGTGTTCATTACTCTCATATTTCTTCATGTTCGCCCTGTTTTTGCAGAGGAGTTTATGTCCGACCTATTTGTGCATACAAG tgACAATCGAGTTGTGCTTTTGCCTCCGATGAACGGTTGTGGCAACGACGAGTCTCTTCCTTCCGGCGACAGCCGATTGT TTTACTTTGACGAATCTCTACGCAACAAGCTATGTGaag GCAATGCTGCTCTATCATATGCGGAGCTCCAACAAACAAGGCAGAACTACACAGTGGCTAAAGAGATTTATCAGCATGTTTTAGAAGGAGCCAGTGAACTTGAAAAGAGTGGCAATGTATACTTAGGAGGTGGTAACCTGAACATGGAGGGTTTAATGATGCAGGCCATGTGTGGTTTAGGACAACTTGGATCACATTTGAG TAACTTCCGTAAGGCCGAGGAGCATTTGACAAAGGCATTAGCCAAGGCAGAGCTTATCTATG GTGAAACACATCCCAAGGTCGGTGTTATCTTAACAGGTATGGCTCTTATGTATAGGCGTAAAGCAATTGAGGAGAAATCAAGTTCGCTTGTGGTTCAAGAG GGTCTCTACAATAAAGTTGCAAAAATTTTGAAGTTTCCAGCAGCTGAATCTGAAG GTACTGATGCTGCTGCACCATCGGTTAAGAGAAATGATATAGTGGCTCTTGCAAGCG GTGGATTAGCTGAAGTACTCAATGTCCAAGAAAATAGACGGAGTGAAGGAGAAAAGATGAAGAAGTTGTCCGAGTCCTTATGGAAAAACAGCAGGATGTCTCTGGATGATTTTCTAGGAAATACAGAAGCAAACATAAGTCCAGTTGTTGATGCTCGTATTTCCAGGCTTCTGTAA